One Fusarium falciforme chromosome 1, complete sequence genomic window carries:
- a CDS encoding Kinesin-like protein: MTTTLPRPSRPSVGPPNMALPALPVSKTRKSTGNIPSSSTSSKSAPGTPRSGLRTPSTLSLAPPSPSPALPQSKLTAGVNGAGKTIRKSVSINSFPQPPRGDTRVPPSPRAPVDKNRTSRKPSKANKDSMYSTFSSSTPSFLNGSADGKSITSVRMSDGLISVSSPPQSRSSSAQDSYSTSATTYDDPVEGSSQKPDATADKRASKHDGKGNVVVSVRVRPDANGNNGSPDGEWMVDGRKSLISFRGKDGGDHFYDNVFTTHDNNSRVYDHIAKRLVRRVMEGYHGTVFAYGMTGTGKTFSMQGTASSPGVIPLAITDIFSYIRETPSREFLLRVSYLEIYNEKIHDLLSMPTAGGIGGGTQQDEIKLREDSKRGVYATPLKEEIVQSPTQLLRVIARGDQARRTASTQFNARSSRSHAVVQIVVESRERMPGASSAGESKRSGLLPGGVRVSTLSLIDLAGSEKAAESKERRQEGAHINKSLLTLGTVISKLSELKEKESKGGDKEGKHLPYRDSKLTRLLQGALSGNSLVSILCTIQIGAGNSAVLANNHTLETINTLKFASRAKNNIVSHAKRAEEALGAGGEGGARVLLERYRMEILELRQQLDSQAKKKKKEESEEDKIQNEVEEKAREAEAAERHEEQILEMQLARTALKERIDHLNRLILSSKSIGVNSNGSISSLGQYARFSQISLPASIRSSVATSVGGKSLLERTSSMTSASSTIGRRSSGGQRIGDEMGEVDDDSAGEFGDGTASLTAQNRALQADLMDKNRYIATLEKRLLQARRTSSSRASVGFAAPNKGIMVGEDHSVSAALREKDNEIADLRARLDDKDRMLAALRSAARSRDTAEATVEPRSPPPQQESHPQTPTETKPAECEKKRSRGVDEMNNLLDEMLQDRVESGEVVRGKRGSLRLASGPKMDSLAEPSMEPLRRTPTPSPIEEPKAVSAEV; this comes from the exons ATGACGACTACGCTGCCGCGGCCATCGCGGCCTTCGGTTGGGCCACCGAACATGGCCTTGCCCGCTCTGCCCGTGAGCAAGACGCGCAAGAGCACCGGAAATATCCCCTCATCATCGACCTCAAGCAAGTCAGCACCTGGTACTCCCAGATCAGGACTCCGGACACCCTCAACCCTGAGCCTCGCTCCTCCCAGTCCATCACCCGCACTCCCTCAGTCTAAGCTTACTGCTGGTGTAAACGGTGCGGGAAAGACTATCCGGAAGAGCGTTAGCATTAACTCATTCCCACAACCACCCAGAGGTGATACTCGTGTACCGCCTAGCCCGCGAGCACCCGTCGACAAGAACCGAACATCCAGGAAACCTTCCAAGGCCAACAAGGACTCGATGTATAGCACGTTTAGCTCGAGCACCCCCAGCTTTCTCAACGGCAGCGCCGATGGAAAATCCATCACCAGCGTGCGCATGTCTGATGGTCTGATTAGCGTTTCTTCCCCACCCCAGAGCAGGAGTTCTTCGGCGCAAGACTCATACTCAACATCGGCTACGACATATGATGATCCCGTAGAAGGCTCGAGCCAGAAGCCCGATGCTACTGCTGATAAGCGAGCGTCGAAGCATGATGGAAAGGGCAACGTCGTGGTGAGCGTCCGAGTCCGACCGGATGCAAATGGAAACAATGGGAGTCCGGATGGCGAATGGATGGTTGATGGGCGCAAGTCGCTTATTTCATTCAGAGGAAAAGATGGCGGGGATCATTTCTATG ACAACGTTTTTACGACTCACGATAACAACTCCCGAGTATACGATCACATCGCAAAACGGCTAGTCCGACGAGTTATGGAGGGCTATCATGGTACTGTCTTTGCCTACGGTATGACCGGCACAGGCAAGACATTTTCGATGCAAGGAACTGCCTCATCACCAGGCGTGATCCCCCTCGCCATCACTGATATTTTCTCTTACATCCGAGAAACACCCTCGCGAGAATTTTTGCTGCGAGTCAGCTACCTTGAGATTTACAACGAAAAGATTCATGACTTGCTGAGCATGCCCACAGCTGGCGGCATCGGCGGCGGCACACAGCAGGATGAGATCAAGCTTCGCGAGGACAGCAAGCGTGGTGTCTATGCCACTCCCCTAAAGGAAGAGATTGTGCAGAGTCCCACCCAGCTTCTACGTGTCATTGCCCGGGGTGACCAAGCTCGGAGGACAGCCAGCACCCAGTTCAATGCTCGCAGTTCGCGAAGTCACGCTGTCGTTCAAATTGTGGTTGAGAGCCGAGAACGCATGCCAGGGGCCAGCTCAGCTGGGGAGAGCAAGCGATCCGGACTTCTTCCCGGTGGTGTCCGCGTGTCAACACTGAGCTTGATTGATCTTGCTGGTTCTGAAAAGGCCGCCGAGTCAAAAGAGCGGAGACAAGAGGGTGCTCACATCAACAAGAGTTTGCTCACCCTAGGCACCGTCATCTCGAAGCTTTCAGAGttgaaagagaaggagagcaaGGGTGGAGACAAGGAAGGAAAGCATCTTCCTTACCGTGATAGCAAACTTACTCGACTCTTGCAAGGAGCTTTGTCCGGAAACTCACTCGTCAGTATCCTCTGCACCATCCAGATCGGTGCTGGAAACAGCGCCGTGCTAGCCAATAACCACACCCTGGAGACGATCAACACTCTCAAGTTTGCCTCGAGAGCCAAGAATAACATTGTCAGCCACGCAAAGAGAGCCGAGGAAGCCCTCGGAGCTGGTGGTGAAGGAGGCGCGAGGGTGTTGCTTGAGCGCTACCGGATGGAGATTCTGGAACTAAGACAGCAACTGGATTctcaggccaagaagaagaagaaggaggagtcgGAAGAGGATAAGATCCAGaacgaggtggaggagaaggcgcGGGAAGCTGAGGCTGCAGAACGACACGAGGAACAAATTCTCGAGATGCAGCTTGCCCGAACAGCACTCAAGGAGCGAATCGATCACCTGAACCGACTCATCCTCAGCTCCAAATCGATCGGTGTCAACTCGAACGGATCCATCAGCTCTCTTGGACAATATGCTCGCTTCTCCCAGATCTCACTACCAGCATCGATCCGTTCATCGGTCGCTACGTCCGTGGGCGGTAAGTCGCTCCTGGAGCGAACATCATCGATGACCTCAGCATCATCCACCATTGGACGTCGGTCTAGTGGCGGTCAGAGAATTGGAGACGAGATGGGCGAGGTCGATGACGACAGTGCCGGGGAGTTTGGAGACGGCACAGCTTCTTTGACGGCACAGAACCGCGCCCTCCAGGCAGACCTCATGGACAAGAACCGGTATATCGCGACATTGGAGAAGCGACTCCTCCAGGCTCGTCGTACAAGCTCCAGCCGAGCATCGGTGGGCTTCGCTGCGCCGAACAAGGGCATCATGGTCGGAGAGGACCATAGCGTGTCTGCGGCACTTCGAGAAAAGGACAATGAGATTGCCGATTTGCGAGCAAGACTGGACGACAAGGACAGGATGCTGGCTGCATTGAGGAGTGCGGCTCGATCCCGGGACACGGCCGAGGCGACAGTTGAGCCTCGATCACCGCCTCCGCAACAAGAATCGCATCCTCAGACGCCAACTGAGACGAAGCCAGCAGAATGCGAGAAAAAGCGAAGCCGAggggttgatgagatgaataatcttcttgatgagatgCTCCAAGATCGAGTCGAGTCTGGAGAAGTGGTCCGGGGCAAGCGAGGAAGTTTGCGTCTGGCCAGCGGTCCGAAGATGGACTCGCTAGCAGAACCCAGCATGGAGCCGCTACGACGAACACCGACACCAAGCCCGATCGAGGAGCCCAAGGCTGTGTCGGCAGAGGTATAG
- a CDS encoding TAFII55-N domain-containing protein: MSGSAPGSDAAPAAPPKPRLKINVSRSSSFVEAKTKKTPSAAATPTEGSGPRKVKLKIGKSQPTTPAEPPPPKTKAGRQTKPTQKLVESKKRAHDELDDDLPLAASSQQHLATKIKLKPSKSGVTPTLVVKPKGRAPVHPPGDGYDSEASDREKDPSIEEQFVLRMPPGEHCEYVRQCMENGKMGVARAQGGADVQLKFFEEDTRRAVMTVKGQPFAAVMVDLPTITEAMKTWDRKSFLKSADICQMLLVFQKVSNEAEARQVPLPSMIDQHFRWPHGLTPPMHDCVNRRFAKTISRKEIEDKEAEVERLLAEDAKAGSTRWEWVDERQQEEDEYGAEEDAEGEMDDGMDYFQSQDVFGEDNDLEADLEAAFADDLFAETPATGMDAPTPLTTTQVNTPAAIQESIEADESEEVSDDDDDDDDDEDLDDDARAQRDEEQGVKDIINDLKKQLANKQAELARTQNKILRTRIEQTIKQLKSEIELKNSSIGIETDD; this comes from the coding sequence ATGTCTGGCTCAGCACCCGGTTCCGATGCTGCGCCTGCAGCGCCCCCGAAGCCCCGTCTCAAGATCAACGTGAGCCGGTCCTCATCCttcgtcgaggccaagaccaagaagaccCCCTCCGCCGCAGCGACTCCCACAGAGGGCAGCGGCCCTCGCAAGGTCAAGCTCAAGATTGGCAAGTCGCAGCCGACGACGCCCGCGGAGCCTCCGCCGCCAAAGACAAAGGCCGGCAGGCAGACCAAGCCGACCCAGAAGCTCGTGGAGAGCAAGAAGCGCGCCCACGACGAGCTGGACGACGATCTCCCCCTCGCTGCCTCGTCCCAACAGCACCTGGCAACAAAGATCAAGCTCAAGCCGTCAAAGTCGGGCGTCACGCCCACGCTGGTCGTGAAACCCAAAGGGCGCGCCCCCGTACACCCGCCAGGAGACGGCTACGATTCGGAGGCCAGCGATCGTGAGAAGGACCCTTCGATCGAGGAACAGTTTGTGCTGCGGATGCCGCCAGGAGAGCACTGCGAATATGTGCGACAGTGCATGGAAAATGGAAAGATGGGCGTCGCGCGCGCCCAGGGAGGAGCCGACGTCCAGCTCAAGTTCTTTGAGGAGGACACGCGGCGCGCCGTCATGACAGTCAAGGGCCAACCCTTTGCCGCCGTCATGGTCGATCTACCTACTATTACAGAGGCCATGAAGACATGGGATCGCAAATCGTTTCTCAAGTCGGCCGATATCTGCCAGATGCTCCTCGTTTTCCAAAAGGTCTCTAATGAAGCCGAAGCTAGGCAGGTGCCTTTACCGTCCATGATTGACCAGCACTTCCGATGGCCGCACGGTCTAACACCACCCATGCACGATTGTGTCAACCGAAGATTTGCAAAGACCATCAGCCGTAAAGAAatcgaggacaaggaggcaGAGGTCGAGCGCTTGCTGGCCGAGGACGCCAAGGCGGGTTCAACGCGATGGGAGTGGGTCGACGAGAGACAacaggaggaggacgagtaCGGAGCAGAAGAGGACGCCGAGGGCGAGATGGACGACGGCATGGACTACTTCCAGAGCCAGGACGTGTTTGGCGAAGACAACGATCTCGAGGCCGACCTCGAGGCCGCCTTTGCCGACGATTTGTTTGCCGAGACCCCCGCAACCGGCATGGATGCGCCGACGCCTCTCACAACGACACAGGTCAACACCCCGGCGGCCATCCAGGAGAGCATCGAGGCAGACGAGTCTGAAGAGGTctctgatgatgacgacgatgacgacgacgacgaggacctggatgatgatgcccgTGCCCAGCGCGATGAAGAGCAGGGAGTCAAGGATATTATCAATGAcctcaagaagcagctgGCCAACAAGCAGGCTGAGCTGGCTCGCACCCAAAACAAGATTCTGCGTACTCGTATCGAGCAGACcatcaagcagctcaagTCGGAGATTGAGCTCAAGAATTCCTCCATTGGCATCGAGACCGATGACTAG
- a CDS encoding DNA replication complex GINS protein PSF1, which produces MYGDLGNKLVQHAKRTQNLTHLPPYQAEIVRAVTREVRDLDKDVAELLEPFQGSFDPSADQAVACTLLVNHLSMRRNKRCLLAYHRTRTDKLEELVWNGADVVDLSGQQVRDGASHSTSGGPGPSDAPTSSLSPQEEDYVRQYSDLLAAYKGQWTDIDLTGSLEPPRDLFIDVRVLKDAGEIQTEYGAITLTKNSQFYVRQGDVERLIAQGYLHKLG; this is translated from the exons ATGTACGGAGACCTGGGCAACAAGCTG GTCCAACATGCCAAGCGAACCCAGAACCTAACACATCTTCCCCCATACCAAGCCGAGATCGTTCGGGCCGTAACACGAGAAGTGAGGGATCTCGACAAGGATGTGGCCGAACTACTAGAGCCGTTCCAAGGCTCATTCGATCCCAGCGCTGATCAGGCCGTCGCCTGCACGTTGCTCGTGAACCACCTCTCGATGCGAAGGAATAAGCGATGTCTACTTGCATATCATCGGACACGGACAGATAAGCTGGAAGAGCTGGTGTGGAATGGAGCAGACGTTGTTGACCTCTCTGGCCAACAAGTGCGAGACGGCGCTAGCCACTCTACATCAGGAGGTCCTGGGCCCAGCGATGCCCCGACCAGCAGTCTGAGTCCGCAAGAGGAGGACTATGTCAGACAGTATAGCGATCTACTGGCAGCATACAAGGGCCAATGGACGGATATCGATCTCACAGGTAGCCTAGAGCCACCACGGGATCTGTTCATCGACGTTCGGGTACTCAAAGATGCTGGCGAAATCCAGACGGAGTATGG CGCGATTACATTGACCAAGAACAGTCAATTCTACGTACGTCAGGGAGACGTCGAACGGCTGATCGCGCAGGGATATCTGCATAAGCTGGGTTGA
- a CDS encoding Pru domain-containing protein: protein MPIAPIITFKAGQCEVDTSTKPFKVKPQPEPGYIYLYSEDDLVHFCWRKRSDPLDQPELDLIMVPTDGSFVPYEYTTTPQPTSKTDGRIFVLKFSSSSQRYLFWLQSKPQSRNGDPSYFSPRDRKIGDIVHRLLQGDEVDVTRELAAVRNNDDRPDDGDETMEDVEGHRDPHDHRGSGSGGAGPDATGGDVREEGEGSREGGADGARAASSSAPDAAAAVRNFLESLRGQSGLAGGQQQRGGDKAYPYLNHLLPTSITVPMIDSATEEFADTLISFLPPTVVVLASGSSDVDGKSDPSAAAVEAAKASLSLDDKRSLLKKVLRSPQFNQALASLTMAIRDGGLPSIADALGVKVQDGGYLRGSGMPMGGGQAVEAFVEGVKKTVEEEKK from the exons ATGCCAATTGCGCCGATCATCACATTCAAGGCCGGCCAGTGCGAGGTCGAT ACCTCGACCAAGCCTTTCAAGGTGAAGCCGCAACCCGAGCCAGGTTATATCTATCTATACTCCGAGGATG ATCTCGTGCACTTCTGCTGGCGGAAGCGGAGCGACCCGCTGGACCAGCCCGAGCTTGATCTAATTATGGTGCCTACCGATGGTAGCTTCGTTCCCTACGAGTATACCACGACCCCTCAGCCTACATCCAAGACCGACGGCCGCATATTCGTTCTCAagttctcttcttcctctcagcGATACCTCTTCTGGCTGCAGTCGAAGCCCCAGAGCCGGAACGGCGATCCCAGCTACTTCAGCCCCCGGGATCGCAAGATTGGTGACATTGTTCACCGTTTGCTGCAGGGCGACGAGGTCGATGTGACCAGAGAGCTTGCGGCTGTCCGCAACAACGACGATCGACCCGATGACGGAGACGAGACCATGGAGGACGTCGAGGGCCACCGTGACCCTCATGACCACCGTGGAAGCGGCAGCGGTGGTGCTGGCCCCGATGCCACCGGAGGAGATGTCcgagaggagggcgagggctcgcgagaaggaggagctgaCGGTGCGAGAGC GGCCTCTTCGTCAGCccctgatgctgctgccgccgtgAGGAACTTTCTGGAGTCTCTCCGAGGCCAGTCCGGACTTGCTGGAGGACAGCAGCAACGTGGAGGTGATAAGGCGTACCCATACCTCAACCACCTACTGCCGACCTCGATCACAGTGCCAATGATCGACTCAGCCACCGAGGAGTTTGCCGATACCCTGATCAGTTTCCTCCCGCCtaccgtcgtcgtcctcgcaAGCGGCTCATCGGATGTTGATGGAAAGTCGGACCCTTCAGCGGCTGCTGTGGAGGCGGCCAAGGCTTCCCTCTCGCTGGACGATAAGCGCAGCCTATTGAAGAAGGTTCTTCGAAGTCCACAGTTCAACCAAGCCCTGGCAAGTCTGACCATGGCTATTCGAGATGGAGGACTGCCAAGCATCGCAGATGCTCTTGGAGTGAAGGTCCAGGATGGCGGATATCTGCGTGGAAGTGGAATGCCAATGGGCGGAGGCCAGGCTGTCGAGGCCTTTGTTGAGGGTGTCAAGAAGacagtcgaggaggagaagaagtaa